The DNA region GATACACGCGTTCCACGTCCCGGAGATGGGGCTGAAGACGGACGCGTTCCCCGAACAGAACAACACCATCAAGACGGTGGCGCACTACCAGGAGAACGATGACAACGTCTACCAGGGCTACTGTGCGGAGTTCTGCGGCGTCGCGCACTCGCAGATGTACTTCCAGGTCGAAGTTGTCCCGCAGGACGAGTACGAGCAGTGGTTGCAGGAGCAGTCCTCCGAGGGCGAGTCGGGCGGCTCCGGCAACGAGTCGGGTAACGCCTCGAACTCCTCCGTGGTCACCGCGCCGGCCGAACTGACCGCGGTCGAGTACTGAGGCGCGACTTCGCCGCTTCTCGCGCGTTTCTCCCGCTGAGCGTCGCCGCCGACAGCGACGACGACCGCCGCCGACGACCACCCCCTCCCCGCAAACCACGACGTAGTGGTCGGCTTTTATTACTCGCGTCGGCGCAGTAGCGCACGAATGAGTTCAAGCGACCGACAGCGGAACCTCGAACGCATCGTCGACAGCGGCGTCGTCGCGGTCATGCGCGGCGCGGACGCCGACTCGCTCCTCGAGACGGCCGAAGCGCTCGAACGCGGCGGCGTCTCCGCCATCGAGATCACCGCCGACAACCCCGGCGCGTTGGAAATGATTCGCGACGTTTCGGGAGCCTTCGGCGACGAGGTCGTCGTCGGCGCGGGAACCGTCCTCGACGCCGAGACGGCCCGAAGCACCCTGCTCGCGGGCGCGGAGTTCGTCGTCGGTCCCAACTTCGAACCGGACGTCGTCGAGACGTGCAACCGCTACAACGCCGTCGTCGCGCCGGGCATCATGACCCCCACCGAGGCGGTGCGGGCGATGGAGGCAGGCTCCGACTTCGTGAAGGTGTTCCCGGCGTCGACGCTCGGCCCGGGTCACCTCAGCAGTATGAAGGGTCCGCTCGGTCAGGTTCCGATGATGCCGACCGGCGGCGTCGACGTGGACAACGCCG from Haloprofundus halobius includes:
- a CDS encoding bifunctional 4-hydroxy-2-oxoglutarate aldolase/2-dehydro-3-deoxy-phosphogluconate aldolase, which produces MSSSDRQRNLERIVDSGVVAVMRGADADSLLETAEALERGGVSAIEITADNPGALEMIRDVSGAFGDEVVVGAGTVLDAETARSTLLAGAEFVVGPNFEPDVVETCNRYNAVVAPGIMTPTEAVRAMEAGSDFVKVFPASTLGPGHLSSMKGPLGQVPMMPTGGVDVDNAADFIDAGAMVVGAGSALVDGDAVERGDFDAVTEQARRFTEVIDEARDS